In Clostridia bacterium, a single window of DNA contains:
- a CDS encoding Gfo/Idh/MocA family oxidoreductase, protein MTHKGGIIGFGGMGSWHYEHAKETPVNYVAVYDVDPERLKVAREQGLKAYETLDAFLADDSFDVVLVATPNNFHHDMVIAALEAGKNVVCEKPVAMSSAELLDMTAAAERAGKVFTVHQNRRWDADLDIVRRAIDQDLLGELFTVESRVHGQNGAMYGWRAFKVAGGGMMLDWGVHQIDQLIHLFGRKVESVFCTMAKIKTTEVEDYFKLIIKMKDGLTLQIETGTYNLIQMPRWYVCGSKGALQIDTWGTPGKVVRAKKEEFEWTPVIIHTAAGPTRTMSPRPKDTLEELEIPEQWPDWKEFYANVAAVIDGEAKELLVKPDEALYVMRIMEAAFKSAETGEAVMFE, encoded by the coding sequence ATGACACACAAGGGCGGAATAATCGGCTTCGGCGGCATGGGCAGCTGGCATTACGAGCACGCGAAGGAGACGCCGGTCAACTACGTCGCCGTTTACGACGTCGACCCCGAGCGCCTGAAGGTCGCGCGGGAGCAGGGGCTGAAGGCCTACGAAACGCTCGACGCCTTCCTCGCTGACGACTCCTTCGACGTTGTCCTCGTCGCCACGCCGAACAATTTCCATCACGATATGGTTATCGCCGCGCTCGAAGCGGGCAAAAACGTCGTCTGCGAAAAGCCCGTCGCGATGAGCAGCGCGGAGCTGCTCGACATGACGGCGGCCGCGGAACGCGCCGGCAAGGTCTTCACCGTCCACCAGAACCGCCGCTGGGACGCCGACCTCGACATCGTCCGCCGCGCGATAGATCAGGACCTGCTCGGCGAGCTTTTCACCGTCGAGAGCCGCGTCCACGGGCAGAACGGCGCGATGTACGGCTGGCGCGCCTTCAAGGTCGCCGGCGGCGGCATGATGCTCGACTGGGGCGTGCACCAGATCGACCAGCTCATCCACCTTTTCGGGCGCAAGGTCGAGAGCGTCTTCTGCACGATGGCGAAGATAAAGACGACCGAGGTCGAGGATTATTTCAAGCTCATTATAAAAATGAAGGACGGCCTGACGCTCCAGATCGAGACCGGCACCTATAACCTGATCCAGATGCCGCGCTGGTACGTCTGCGGCAGCAAGGGCGCCCTGCAGATCGACACATGGGGCACGCCCGGCAAGGTCGTGCGCGCGAAGAAGGAGGAGTTCGAGTGGACTCCCGTCATCATCCACACCGCCGCCGGCCCGACCCGCACGATGTCGCCGCGCCCGAAGGATACCCTCGAGGAGCTGGAGATACCGGAGCAGTGGCCCGACTGGAAGGAGTTTTACGCCAACGTCGCCGCGGTCATCGACGGCGAAGCGAAGGAGCTGCTCGTCAAGCCGGACGAGGCGCTCTACGTCATGCGGATAATGGAAGCGGCGTTCAAGTCCGCCGAGACCGGCGAAGCGGTCATGTTTGAATAA
- a CDS encoding serine acetyltransferase has protein sequence MNYAKLKTKLPELLNALRGVIYPEVFGPSDGASVAAAELRARALLAELLPEVCDLPCRAGAAVSRNDGGEITDALMARMPAVRELLETDLVAAYEGDPAATCREEIITAYPAFEAMSVFRVAHELYALGVPMLPRMMTEYAHSRTGIDIHPGATIGRYFFIDHGTGVVIGETTVIGDRVKLYHGVTLGAKSFDVAPDGSLVKGVKRHPNIGSNVVIYAGATILGGDTTIGDGCVIGGNVWLTHSVPAGKTVTAAHERVAEKEHNEESEGSIKVFL, from the coding sequence ATGAACTACGCTAAGCTTAAAACGAAGCTGCCGGAGCTGCTGAACGCGCTCCGCGGCGTGATATACCCCGAGGTGTTCGGCCCGTCGGACGGCGCTTCCGTCGCCGCGGCGGAGCTGCGCGCCCGCGCGCTTCTCGCGGAGCTGCTGCCGGAGGTCTGCGACCTGCCGTGCAGAGCGGGAGCCGCCGTTTCCCGCAACGACGGCGGGGAGATCACCGACGCGCTCATGGCGCGTATGCCCGCGGTGCGCGAGCTGCTCGAGACCGACCTCGTCGCCGCCTACGAAGGCGACCCCGCCGCGACCTGCCGCGAGGAGATAATCACGGCGTACCCGGCGTTCGAGGCGATGAGCGTCTTCCGCGTCGCGCACGAGCTTTACGCGCTCGGCGTGCCGATGCTCCCGCGCATGATGACGGAATACGCCCACTCCCGCACCGGCATCGACATCCACCCGGGTGCGACCATCGGCAGATACTTCTTCATCGACCACGGCACCGGCGTCGTCATCGGCGAAACGACCGTGATAGGCGACCGCGTCAAGCTCTACCACGGCGTAACGCTGGGCGCGAAGAGCTTCGACGTCGCGCCGGACGGCTCCCTCGTCAAGGGCGTCAAGCGCCACCCGAACATCGGCAGCAACGTCGTCATCTACGCCGGCGCGACCATCCTCGGCGGCGACACCACCATCGGCGACGGCTGCGTCATCGGAGGCAACGTCTGGCTGACCCACTCCGTCCCGGCGGGCAAGACCGTCACCGCCGCGCACGAGCGCGTCGCGGAAAAGGAGCATAACGAAGAAAGCGAAGGCAGCATTAAGGTGTTTCTGTAG